TCAAATTTTATTTCCTTTGTCAACAGGTTTTTTCATTAATTTTCAATTAATTTGAATTTCAGTGTTTGACATTTAGTTTCTTCTGTATCTCCTTTTCCAACAATTAAGAGCTTTCCAGCTCTATTTACTCTTGAAAATCTATATTCTTTTTCTAGATATTTTCCATTTTTTTCTATCTTTATTTTTTTATTTTTTAAATAATTGTTGTTATTCAAAAGCAATAAAATTTCTTCCCATTCCTTTACAAGAAATTTAACTTTCTTTTCAAACAGTAATACGATTTTTTCAATTATTTCTTCAATTGGATATTCCTTATTGAAAATTTTTGATAAAGAAGTTGCTTTTGCGTCAATTTTATCTACATTGTTATTGACATTTATTCTAATACCTACTATTATTCTATCTCTAACTTTATCACAAAAAACACTACTTATTTTTTCATCTTTATAATAAATATCATTTGGCCATTTAAATTTAAGATTTTCAGTTTCATCTTCAGAACTTTGTCTAATATATTCTTTTAGTACTTCAGACACTATATAACAGCTGAATATCTCAATTTTATCCTGCAATTCATATTTATCTTCAGTCCAAAATGAAAAGAGGGCCCCTCCTTTATCTGAAATCCACAGATTCCCTCTTTTCACTCTGTCATTGGTCTGCTTTTCAGCTACGACTGCTTCAAATTCTTTAACTCTTAAGTCTCTTCTTACATATTCATTTGTTGAACCTATTTCTTTAAAACTTATAAATTTCAAGGCTTTTCCTCACTTATTATTTTATAAACTACTACAATATTAACTCAATTTTGGGAACATGAAAACACCATATACAGGTCCAGTATGACAACCTATTACTGCTCCTATTTGTCTGTTTAATATTGCAAATGTGATTTTTGAGCTCTCTCCTATTTCTGAATGTATTTTTGAAATATTTTCCAGTTCTTCAGGTCCTCCACCCCAACCTGTACACACTACAAGGCTTTGTTTTCTACTTTCATCTTTTACATACTTTTCTATATACTTCTGTGCGTTTCTTTCTCCAATTACTTTCTTTTCAATTGTAACTTCTCCCTGACTTACTGTCAGAATCGGTTTAAGTTGTATCATTCCAGCTATTGCTGAACCTGCTTTACCTATTCTTCC
This portion of the Leptotrichia sp. oral taxon 215 str. W9775 genome encodes:
- a CDS encoding biotin--[acetyl-CoA-carboxylase] ligase; the protein is MKFISFKEIGSTNEYVRRDLRVKEFEAVVAEKQTNDRVKRGNLWISDKGGALFSFWTEDKYELQDKIEIFSCYIVSEVLKEYIRQSSEDETENLKFKWPNDIYYKDEKISSVFCDKVRDRIIVGIRINVNNNVDKIDAKATSLSKIFNKEYPIEEIIEKIVLLFEKKVKFLVKEWEEILLLLNNNNYLKNKKIKIEKNGKYLEKEYRFSRVNRAGKLLIVGKGDTEETKCQTLKFKLIEN